One window of the Carassius auratus strain Wakin chromosome 20, ASM336829v1, whole genome shotgun sequence genome contains the following:
- the LOC113121199 gene encoding disks large-associated protein 2-like isoform X5, giving the protein MSALKKVLPWILQTHCCLFLDKSPDQQCSPWSPSRDFNEDSSLAPPRNMKGLSGGRAPHQIPTLPPCGLAECEHLHDLHGMHVSDLRHSYLLSPTETCAMDYHHRLSPRSSIHSDCMIMSPVALTSTAPADHISSSTFPRMHYSSQYYDTAAREDCAAITTSATSAAIAAATSASHHVSSKSNRIPANLLDQFEKQLPLHRDGFHTLQYQRTSPASGGEQRSESPGRIRHLVHSVQKLFTKSHSLEGSSKMNGTKGDSGGGGSHHHHHGNHHSSKHGSKRSKSKERRHRSGTGGWWSSDDNLDSDSTYRTASALSRHHYEHVGHSFPESMHTHFGDHSLKTSKSNNDVKCSACEGLSMAPEGKFMKRSSWSTLTVSQAKEAYRKSSLNLEKPMMHQDLKPSFRASHYLQVPQDEWGGYPGIEKDEEIPCRRMRSSSYVKAMGDDDSGESDTSPKTSPQKTVRSDALVLKSAMQRPHIDTQSSGYHLQTTRDMRPHPSVSLDPATTFNPPQFRSRNQSYMRAVSTFSQASCVSQVSETEVNGQFESVCESVFSEVESQAVEALDLPGSFRTRSHSYLRAIQAGYSQDDDCLPSMTSSTVTSTLRSTTEGYDAMEGTSLLNEDMIEDDDGASSSAYQEIERFERENAGRSQHSTSSTVTAISIPPSSSHAYRVPCPPPSQPPPDPPVPQAIQAFKESANMVAAFNMQWKEEISAMRYELAELRRDVCGELKTFNSNFFNFTQCYNMWTMCREAATGTSSSTSTSERVSVGVQTGANGLVRQNTADASVMCQPEPAAFNIFDLMEPPRIEITEGTPEGTTATNSPTSPDRPTTGPPLSKRLGRSKLDTGKKKKNCSRADGQRSASLELWCRKYTSGPMSYLSLSF; this is encoded by the exons ACCAGCAGTGTTCCCCCTGGTCGCCATCCCGAGATTTCAATGAGGATAGTAGCCTCGCTCCACCCAGGAACATGAAGGGCTTATCAGGTGGTCGCGCACCGCACCAGATTCCCACACTGCCCCCGTGTGGACTGGCAGAGTGCGAGCATCTCCATGACCTGCATGGCATGCACGTGTCTGATCTGCGCCACTCCTACCTGCTCAGCCCCACGGAGACCTGCGCCATGGACTACCATCACCGTCTTTCCCCCCGCAGCTCCATTCACTCCGACTGCATGATCATGTCACCCGTGGCGCTAACCTCCACTGCCCCCGCCGACCACATCTCCAGCAGCACCTTTCCCAGAATGCACTACAGTTCGCAGTACTACGACACAGCTGCCCGGGAAGACTGTGCAGCCATCACCACCTCAGCCACATCCGCCGCCATCGCTGCTGCAACATCTGCCTCTCACCACGTCAGCAGCAAGAGCAACCGCATCCCCGCAAACCTGCTCGACCAGTTCGAAAAACAGCTTCCACTTCATCGTGATGGCTTCCACACACTCCAGTACCAACGCACATCTCCTGCCAGTGGTGGGGAGCAGCGCAGTGAGAGCCCGGGTCGCATCCGACACCTGGTGCACTCCGTCCAGAAGCTCTTCACCAAGTCCCACTCACTGGAGGGATCGTCCAAGATGAATGGCACCAAAGGTGACAGTGGAGGTGGGGGAAGCCATCACCACCACCATGGCAATCATCACTCATCCAAGCATGGCAGCAAGCGCAGTAAAAGCAAAGAGCGCAGGCACCGGTCAGGGACGGGGGGCTGGTGGAGCTCGGATGACAACCTAGACAGCGATAGCACCTACCGCACGGCCAGCGCCTTGAGCCGCCACCATTATGAGCATGTTGGCCACAGTTTCCCAGAATCCATGCACACTCACTTTGGAGACCACTCTCTCAAAACCTCCAAAAGCAACAATGACGTCAAGTGTTCGGCCTGCGAGGGCTTGTCCATGGCACCTGAGGGGAAGTTTATGAAGAGGAGTTCCTGGTCAACGCTCACCGTAAGCCAGGCCAAAGAGGCCTACCGAAAGTCCTCCCTAAACCTAGAGAAGCCCATGATGCATCAGGACCTTAAACCATCATTCCGGGCCTCACACTACCTACAG GTGCCTCAGGATGAGTGGGGGGGTTATCCAGGGATTGAGAAGGACGAGGAGATCCCGTGTCGCCGGATGCGTAGCAGTAGTTACGTCAAAGCCATGGGAGACGATGATAGTGGTGAGTCTGATACCAGCCCCAAGACGTCGCCTCAGAAGACCGTGCGGTCCGATGCCCTTGTCCTTAAATCAGCCATGCAGAGGCCACATATAGACACCCAAAG CTCTGGCTACCACTTGCAAACAACGAGAGATATGCGCCCTCACCCCAGCGTGTCTCTGGACCCAGCAACCACCTTCAACCCTCCACAGTTTCGCTCCAGAAACCAGAGCTACATGCGTGCAGTCAGTACCTTCAGTCAGGCAAGCTGTGTCAGCCAG GTGAGTGAGACTGAGGTCAATGGCCAGTTTGAGTCAGTTTGCGAGTCCGTTTTTAGCGAAGTAGAATCCCAGGCCGTGGAGGCCTTGGACCTGCCCGGCTCTTTCCGCACTCGAAGCCACAGTTACCTGCGTGCAATTCAGGCTGGGTATTCCCAAGATGATGACTGCTTGCCTTCAATGACATCTTCTACTGTCACTTCAACTCTCAGATCCACAACAG AAGGGTATGATGCAATGGAGGGCACCTCGTTGCTAAATGAGGATATGATTGAGGACGATGATGGCGCCAGCTCCTCAGCTTATCAGGAAATCGAGCGGTTTGAAAGAGAAAACGCTGGTCGTAGCCAACACAGCACCAGTTCCACGGTCACGGCTATCTCCATTCCTCCTTCCTCCTCGCATGCCTACCGGGTCCCATGTCCGCCCCCGTCCCAGCCCCCACCAGATCCTCCCGTCCCGCAGGCTATTCAGGCTTTCAAGGAGTCTGCAAACATGGTGGCTGCCTTCAACATGCAGTGGAAGGAGGAGATATCGGCGATGCGCTACGAGCTAGCGGAGCTGCGCAGGGATGTCTGCGGAGAGCTCAAGACTTTCAACAGCAACTTCTTTAATTTCACCCAGTGCTATAACATGTGGACCATGTGCCGGGAAGCTGCCACTGGCACCAGTTCCAGCACCAGCACCAGCGAGAGGGTGTCTGTTGGCGTCCAGACTGGCGCTAATGGTCTGGTGAGACAAAACACTGCAGACGCCTCAGTAATGTGTCAGCCAGAACCGGCTGCCTTCAACATTTTCGACCTGATGGAGCCTCCACGCATCGAGATCACTGAGGGAACTCCTGAAGGAACCACGGCCACCAACAGCCCAACCAGTCCAGATAGGCCCACCACCGGCCCACCACTGTCAAAGCGGTTGGGACGGTCCAAACTGGACACtggcaagaagaagaagaactgcaGTCGAGCAGACGGTCAAAGAAGTGCCAGCCTTGAACTCTGGTGCAGAAAGTACACTAGTGGACCAATGTCCTACTTATCTCTATCCTTCTGA